Part of the Lytechinus variegatus isolate NC3 chromosome 16, Lvar_3.0, whole genome shotgun sequence genome, TTGAATCATGTTTGCAGATATCTCTTGTGTTGTTGATTATACAAATAGGGCACCCGATAAATTTATCCACTGCCtcgctatacagtgcgtatcaaaaaaaagtttacactttgaaaaagccctgggaattaaaaaatatacaacatgtgggtaattttttcacatacactcttgggtttgggtctcatctatccgatgaaagtaaaagttttgacagaatgttacacttgagtgagcactgtccgtttttgtaaagctcgcagaaatctgtttgcgcagaaatgctcgttttcacgctgtgtcaaggggaaagggcgaaatcaatcTTACCCTGCACAAcgtttctcatacatttcccttgcaattttagtcaactgaaattaaacagatacattcaagcattttgtagcaattttgccacccaaattgaaatttcaacacttagtaagcacagccttcaccctttttgtgccagctggatctgaggacataactgattctgaacaaaagtttatatcagacatctccagcattttttactaagtttttatcatttaaagttggtttacatttcatttttcatttaatacttgttcctccacactttttccaagcttgaaaatgattaacaaaataaaaatcaagcctaagccatttcatgtaaatgacagctcagtgtaaagcaaatatcgtcacgatggcctcggtgggggggggagtggggtggggctcaatgcactcttcgaagtgtttcgggtaaggaaacaagtttaaaagggtaaaagatatcttcaaatcaattttacaacTAAATTCCTTGTGTTCTCCATGATtatggtctacttttattcgcataactatttcaaagttctgcgcaaatcatttttcgctaacttttcaaaagtaagtggtgctcactcaagcggaaatattttttgacaattatatcgtcatttgcttaaatggatctgtaccaatgatcaaatgtggaaaaatcttcagaatatgacaaatgtatgattttacagcattttttctaagtgtaaacttttttttgatacgcactgtagtgaGTCTGATATTCAACTAGGTTCTTGTTAGGTTCTTGTTATTTCCGCAATAACCGTTCCCTTGATGTTATAATGGAGACACTCTAAAATGTCGAATGATCTTTGAAACATTTTGAATCAGGCAACGAAAGGTAAACTCACATGATATTGTAAGTAAATTCTTTGTGCGATCtgaaaccatggcaacaaagCATGGCTGGCATTCAAGGATCGATGCCATCTCGAGAAAAACCATTAATTTTCCTTTTCGcacattaatgaatttttttgtaaagaattcGAAGATTCTGAATGAAATTTCTTCGATACTTTCCTGGCCTGAATATGACGTGTGAATAAAagaatttttatcaaatatttcaaaatatgatagACCTCTCACGAAATGAGGGAAATCAGTATCTATTCTCCAGTTATGAATTACGCCGGGAAAGAAAAACGATGTAAATCcgagatttgaaaataatatgtcCCTTTTCCGAGATCATGAACAAACTAGGGGCTTGTCTCATTGAGTAAATAGACTCAAATCAAGCTCAAGGTGAGATTTTCTGAACTTAAACCTGTTAACTACTTAATTTGAAATCAATCCCAGTTgagtttgattttattattttcaatactatatacatgtacaaaatagtaaattttaaaatcacattaacaatattgaataacaattaatgatgatcatgactAGGAAATAACATTCCCTAAATTATCAGTTTcgttgaagattttttttgtaaaacagtGCTTCAGATTACAACTTTCGATATATCTTGATGACATTTTTGGTCTTCACCAATTCTTGTTGTTCTGAAGGGAATGTATGATGCGGTAAGTGAAGAAgatgttttaatgaaatcaattaaagtATTTACACAAGCTACAAAGACAGTAAAGAAAATGCGTTGTGCACCCAGAgcctaacatttttttttgctctcttAAAACATAACAGCTATTCTGGGTCCCATCACACAAAAGTCAGCGAGTAATCATTTATTTGATAGAATGATTCTGATTATTATAATCggtctactgagcaaaatgcgcctgtaaccatggtaacggtgATATTGATATGTCAATATTcatttagcaattaatcgctGGCCTTTGTGTAATACCATTCTTCCTCTCGAAGACGAGAGGCCATTGTTTTTCGAGTGGATTTTACCCCACTCCAGGCCGGTTATTAAAGTAGTCTACAAAGATGTACAGTACTCTGCAAAGAGATTGATCCCTAATGTATCTTCAGTGATCCCTGATAGGTGTTTACTGAAGCGGTTCGagagataagagcgactttaagaagaACGTCTGGTGATCCTTCTTTTGTTAGATTGTACACACCgttggtgatggtttagcgcgtaagaaaagttcaccagtcgtttataaagtcgctcttataTAGCTTCATAAAACTGCCCACATAAAGGATTTCACAACGATCAAGTAGTAAGACTAGTCGATCAGAGCGACGGTCAATGATCAGAAGGATgttcatcaacatttctttGCCGACAACTTTCCCCACTGACCATGCAAATCAAGACTGTTCTCCGGACTGAGAAGCACAGGCCACTTATGTCTACTGTGGCATCTAGAGAATGACACTTTGCTATTGACGCGGATTGACAACATTCCTAAATAGGCCCATCTGACTGCAGAGGCTGCACTTCATTTCTCTTGCAGCATTTCGACGTGGGCAGCAAAGCACGAAATTCATTCAGTCGCCACCAGTATATAGCTGGGTTGATGATACGACTTAACGAGAAGCAGGCGTGGACCATGTAATTTAGCCAGAGCGGGACACGGTGATGGTTGTAGAACGACAGCCAAATTGCACACAGCCATATCCAACAGAACACAGTCAGGCCGTAGATCAAGGAAAACGCTTGGAGAAGCCGCCAGTTCTCCTCCAGCCGTTGCCGAGTCAAGGCCTCCTTGCAGGAGTTGCTCGTCACGGCGCGGTAGATGAGCAAGTAGCACAGGCCGGTCATCACGAGACTCGCCAAGAAGACGCTTCCGTAAATCCCATGGACAAGGAAGTCGCGATGGCGCGAGAAAACTGCACCAGCGGCGAAGCTCACACACCACGAGATCGCGCAGGCGATCAGACAACGCGTGGTTGTGACGATACCCCGGGACCGGAATGGGTCGATGCGTATCGTGATTAATCGGTGGACCGCCACCGACAGGATGTTGATATTGGAGGAAATCATGCACGAAAACACGAAGGTGTCCTTGATCATTTGATGATTCCGCTAtggtaaaataaagaaagtcaTTAATAGATAACTATAATCAAAATAAGTTTCTACTTCGTTGAAGTTAGGGCCCATATTTTGCTgtgcgttgtggcgtgcgcctgtaatccaagctgttgggaagttacaaattgatgcagaggttcgaggttcgagccctggtcacgtctttcggatggtgacgttaaaggtcggtcccagacgtaaataatcatatctgattgatacacgtctgacaaaactcaaatacacaaaCAACACACACACGCCTTGGACAGCGAAGGGTGGGGCAGACGACCTCAAGAGGAAGCTATGATTATTTCTCGATATTGAACTTAAAGGGTATAATTTAGAGATGCATGTCACAGACCTCTCCTTTTTtgtacttttctttcttccctctatCCTGCTCTTCCTCTGAGACTCCAACTCTCCCGCTTTCTGCGGGAGATCTCCCGCCGAAAGCCCATTTTCGCAAAAACTCCCGCTCGAATTTTAATAACCGCCGCCCGCCCGCCCAGTTATTATCCCACTTATTATCTCCTGCTTAAGATTATCTTTCTCCAGCCCAAACACCTTTTTAAACTAACTCAAATGTTCATATCCAAGCCGAAATTCAAGTTAAAACTCAAGTAGAGCGTCAACGCTCCCTGCGATCTCGTACTCGTAAAtttagctagctagctagcatCATCCTTCCTTAGGCCCTCCTATTAATTGCCTTCGTGGATGATTCGATTCATTGAATTGTTAATCACTTAGTACCATACTAAGGCatacacaaataaaataaaaataaataacgaCCAAGAACAGAAGAGATAAGGAGAAAATCTCTAATGATGTCAAAGTCTCTCACAAAGTTGGATTTCTTAAATAaaaaggcaaaagcaattttgtgtctcgcccacttatgaaaataaacagaaatatcatgatttgtgagggcacgcaagaggattatatcgaaacttcgaCGGgtatggaataacacttgtcataagagccttgcacgtaaactttaatgttgacctgataatgacctttgaccttaccatgtgacctccgactgcagcacaacatgcaggtcgcctaagtacatctacgtacattcaagtttggttggaaagcgacttacggttgcggagttaaagtcttgcatgtaaacgttaacattgacctgaaaatgacctttgaccttaccatgtgaccttcgactgcagcataacatgcacgtcccccaagtccatctaccatccaagtttggttgaaaagcgacatacggttgcggagttaggtgtcataagagagtcttgcatgtaaactttaactttgacctgaaaatgacctttgaccttaccatatgacctcagactgcagcataacatgcaggtcccccaagtccatctaccatccaagtttggttgaaaagcgacatacggttgcggagttaagagtcttgcatgtaaactttaacgttgacctgaaaatgacctttgaccttaccatgtgacctccaactgcagcattgCATGCAGGTCCctaaagtccatctaccatccaagtttggttgaaaagtgactttcggttgcggagttaggtgtcataacagagtcttgcatgtaaactttaacgttgacctgaaaatgacctttgatcttaccatatgacctcagactgcagcataacatgcaggtcccccaagtctatgtaccatccaagtttggttgaaaagtgactttcggttgcggagttaggtgtcataagagagtcttgcatgtaaactttaacgttgacctggaaatgacctttgaccttaccatgtgacctcaaactgcagcataacatgcaggtccctaaagtccatctaccatccaagtttggttgaaaagtgactttcggttgcagagttaggtgtcataagagagtcttgcatgtaaactttaacgttgacctgaaaatgacctttgaccttaccatgtgacctcagactgcagcataacatgcaggtcccccaagtccatctaccatccaagtttggttgaaaagtgacttacggttgcagagttaggtgtcataagagagtcttgcatgtaaactttaacgttgacctgaaaatgacctttgaccttaccatgtgacctccaactgcagcataacatgcaggtcccctaagtccatcttacagttgtggagtaatgtgtcattaggtttgtgacggacgacagacgacatttggatccctcaGTCTTGCCTTATCACCTccggtgggcgagacaaaaatgtcaACATTGCTCGCTCGATACGCGATACGCCATTATAGCCccatcaaaatttttggctcattacgccacaggtatcataattatattgaagAATTAGCCTGAGATAGGATCTCTAGCGAACCCTTGGTCCTTTTAGCGAGACctggggcgtttcatgaaaggacttgtcggacgttttatccgacaactcccattttatccgacagttaccataggaacagtgcctctcagccaatcaaaatcatggaaagatgtcagatctgacaacttgtcggatgaaaatattgatgaaacgctcccctggaccCCTGCCGCAAGGTACTTCGCGCTCGTGATGTGCGCGATAAAGTTGGAGACTCCAGTTTGCGGGGGGATCCAGGCGGGAGAATCTCCAGGTCAGAAGGTTCGTAGGGTTGGAGTCTCTGCTTGTAACTCTGCATTTCTTGTAACTACTTAATGAATCCTAGACCACCAAGACCCCTGTACAACCGCCTCAGTTGAGTACGTTATGGATAATTTAAGATTCGAAATATCTATCGTCTTGCTCAAGTGCTAGTTTTATGATAGACATTAAAAAAGTTACGGATGTAAATTGGTTGTATCAGTGTGTGTCAAATAGAAACATTATTATATATCAGCAATTCTCTCAAGGGCTCTTTGGTGTTCCCCAAGGCTCTCTCGACAACCCTCTATTGTTCATGTTATACGTCAGGGAAAGAAACAGGTTACTGAAGATTGTCGTCTATGTAGGAAATCAATTTTTTCTCGCGTTCATTTTCCATCAGAGAACAGAAAATGTACACGGGAGCAACCGACTACGATCAAAGCTTACCGGTGTGGAAAATGCATCTGAGAGATAAGAGGTTGTGCTCATAAAATCTGCCAAGGCGAGATTAAAGGTGAAGACGTTGTGCTGTCTCCTCAAATTCTGCTTCACCAGTACAACAACCAGTGTGAATCCGTTGATGAGAAACCCCAAGGTGTCCATGATGTACCGAGCAACATCAAAAAATGATGTCTCTGAGCGGAGTTTCTCCCCTGTGTCTTGGATGTCTTCAAGAATCCTTGAGACGTTGTCCAGTGTTCCAGGGGTGGCCATCCTAAAATGTTGCAGCTGCAATGTAGTGTCaatatatctataaaaaaaggAGCAGTCCGCGTAGCCAGAGATTTCAATTAGGGGTGTTGAAGTACAAATGTGGCTTTAAAAATTGACAAGCGAAAGAAAAAAGCTTATCAGCAATAACTGTTGGCCATTTAGGTccagaaaattttgacaagcttTCCTTGTGTTTGAAACTTTAGGTGGTTCGATCGAACCCCCGACCCCCCTACCGAATGGGCTTTGAGAATTATACAAGGAATAGTCTGAAACTAGATAGGAACAAATAATTCAAGGCGAAGGGTCACATTGCTATGCTCCCATTGCAGCAGTAgcatacctaggattttccaaatggggggggggtgcaaaatcgtccgcaaaaaagaacaaaaatcctcgtcagggggggggggcagtgtaTTGCAGCCCAAACATTCCCGAAAATTCTTGAAAACCTAGGCGCTAAAGCAATCAGTGTCTTCAAAACCGCCTCCAGATATCCcagacattttttaaagaattcttGTTCTACATTTATTCTACAGACCTAACGAACCGATTCCAATCTAATGAGTCCCATTTACAGCTACTGTATACATAAAGAAAAAGTTTT contains:
- the LOC121429399 gene encoding rhodopsin-like, with the protein product MATPGTLDNVSRILEDIQDTGEKLRSETSFFDVARYIMDTLGFLINGFTLVVVLVKQNLRRQHNVFTFNLALADFMSTTSYLSDAFSTPRNHQMIKDTFVFSCMISSNINILSVAVHRLITIRIDPFRSRGIVTTTRCLIACAISWCVSFAAGAVFSRHRDFLVHGIYGSVFLASLVMTGLCYLLIYRAVTSNSCKEALTRQRLEENWRLLQAFSLIYGLTVFCWIWLCAIWLSFYNHHRVPLWLNYMVHACFSLSRIINPAIYWWRLNEFRALLPTSKCCKRNEVQPLQSDGPI